From the genome of Eucalyptus grandis isolate ANBG69807.140 chromosome 2, ASM1654582v1, whole genome shotgun sequence, one region includes:
- the LOC104432981 gene encoding plant UBX domain-containing protein 7 isoform X2 yields MESLLSPTEKQSMISSFLEIAVGQTADTARQFLQATSWKLEEALQLFYVGNEGGVIGGQSNPPPVDGGNAACADENAGVSRNDNGNENIGQHDEDEVRPPLPVRREVLYDDAISYPALGMGSHESSSLIAFRNFDEEMKRPGVWESDQGSTSTAENARDNLASLYRPPFHLMYRGSFEKAKTAASLQDKWLLVNLQSTKEFSSHMLNRDTWANEAVSQTISTNFIFWQVYDDTSEGQKVCTYYKLDSIPVVLVIDPITGQKMRSWTGMIQPESLLENLLLFLEGGPKDHHVSSSHKRPREKSATPPQKVKDEMPKEEDEELQAALEASLENIEEPIKTNGEDGKTDTSKEEETITGKIPAYPPLPEEPKGDRSLLCRVGVRLPDGRRVQRNFLRTDPIQLLWSFCRSQLEEAESRPFRLAQAIPGASKSLDYDSKLTFQESGLANSMISLAWE; encoded by the exons ATGGAGAGCCTCCTTTCGCCGACCGAGAAGCAGAGCATGATCTCCTCCTTCCTGGAGATCGCCGTCGGCCAGACCGCCGATACCGCTCGCCAGTTCCTGCAG GCAACAAGTTGGAAGCTTGAGGAAGCCCTTCAACTATTTTATGTAGGTAATGAAGGTGGTGTTATTGGAGGACAGTCCAACCCTCCCCCAGTTGATGGTGGAAATGCTGCTTGTGCAGATGAAAATGCTGG GGTATCAAGGAATGACAATGGTAATGAAAACATTGGACAGCATGATGAAGATGAAGTGCGTCCTCCTTTACCTGTTAGGAGAGAGGTCCTCTATGATGATGCGATATCATATCC AGCATTGGGGATGGGGTCACATGAGTCAAGTTCCCTAATTGCATTCAGGAACTTTGATGAGGAAATGAAACGCCCTGGGGTGTGGGAATCAGATCAAGGTTCAACATCTACTGCAGAAAATGCTCGTGATAATCTCGCCTCTCTGTATCGTCCTCCTTTCCACTTGATGTATCGCGGATCCTTTGAGAAG GCTAAAACGGCAGCTTCGCTACAAGACAAGTGGCTTCTTGTAAACTTGCAGTCTACCAAGGAGTTCAGCTCGCATATG ctGAATCGGGATACGTGGGCAAATGAAGCTGTCTCCCAAACTATCAGCACTAATTTTATCTTCTGGCAG GTATATGACGACACAAGTGAGGGCCAGAAGGTCTGCACCTATTACAAATTGGATTCAATCCCTGTAGTGCTTGTTATTGACCCCATCACTGGCCAAAAGATGCGGTCTTGGACTGGAATGATTCAGCCTGAGAGCTTGCTTGAG AATTTGTTACTCTTCCTGGAAGGTGGCCCCAAGGATCATCATGTAAGTTCATCACATAAACGTCCTAGAGAAAAGTCTGCGACTCCTCCGCAGAAAGTTAAGG ATGAAATgcccaaggaagaagacgaggaACTACAGGCGGCATTGGAAGCTTCCTTGGAAAATATAGAAGAGCCAATTAAGACAAATGGTGAAGATGGCAAAACTGATACCAGCAAGGAAGAGGAGACAATCACAGGGAAGATACCTGCCTACCCACCTCTTCCCGAAGAACCTAAGGGTGACAGGAGCCTCCTTTGCCGGGTTGGAGTCCGTCTTCCTGACGGACGTAGGGTCCAGCGGAATTTTCTCCGAACTGATCCAATACAG CTTCTGTGGTCATTCTGCCGTTCTCAACTGGAAGAGGCTGAAAGTAGGCCATTTCGCTTGGCGCAAGCAATTCCTGGGGCTTCGAAAAGTCTGGACTACGACAGCAAGTTAACCTTCCAGGAGTCTGGGCTTGCAAATTCCATGATCTCTCTCGCATGGGAATGA
- the LOC104432981 gene encoding plant UBX domain-containing protein 7 isoform X1 encodes MESLLSPTEKQSMISSFLEIAVGQTADTARQFLQATSWKLEEALQLFYVGNEGGVIGGQSNPPPVDGGNAACADENAGVSRNDNGNENIGQHDEDEVRPPLPVRREVLYDDAISYPALGMGSHESSSLIAFRNFDEEMKRPGVWESDQGSTSTAENARDNLASLYRPPFHLMYRGSFEKAKTAASLQDKWLLVNLQSTKEFSSHMLNRDTWANEAVSQTISTNFIFWQVYDDTSEGQKVCTYYKLDSIPVVLVIDPITGQKMRSWTGMIQPESLLENLLLFLEGGPKDHHVSSSHKRPREKSATPPQKVKDAWIDADEMPKEEDEELQAALEASLENIEEPIKTNGEDGKTDTSKEEETITGKIPAYPPLPEEPKGDRSLLCRVGVRLPDGRRVQRNFLRTDPIQLLWSFCRSQLEEAESRPFRLAQAIPGASKSLDYDSKLTFQESGLANSMISLAWE; translated from the exons ATGGAGAGCCTCCTTTCGCCGACCGAGAAGCAGAGCATGATCTCCTCCTTCCTGGAGATCGCCGTCGGCCAGACCGCCGATACCGCTCGCCAGTTCCTGCAG GCAACAAGTTGGAAGCTTGAGGAAGCCCTTCAACTATTTTATGTAGGTAATGAAGGTGGTGTTATTGGAGGACAGTCCAACCCTCCCCCAGTTGATGGTGGAAATGCTGCTTGTGCAGATGAAAATGCTGG GGTATCAAGGAATGACAATGGTAATGAAAACATTGGACAGCATGATGAAGATGAAGTGCGTCCTCCTTTACCTGTTAGGAGAGAGGTCCTCTATGATGATGCGATATCATATCC AGCATTGGGGATGGGGTCACATGAGTCAAGTTCCCTAATTGCATTCAGGAACTTTGATGAGGAAATGAAACGCCCTGGGGTGTGGGAATCAGATCAAGGTTCAACATCTACTGCAGAAAATGCTCGTGATAATCTCGCCTCTCTGTATCGTCCTCCTTTCCACTTGATGTATCGCGGATCCTTTGAGAAG GCTAAAACGGCAGCTTCGCTACAAGACAAGTGGCTTCTTGTAAACTTGCAGTCTACCAAGGAGTTCAGCTCGCATATG ctGAATCGGGATACGTGGGCAAATGAAGCTGTCTCCCAAACTATCAGCACTAATTTTATCTTCTGGCAG GTATATGACGACACAAGTGAGGGCCAGAAGGTCTGCACCTATTACAAATTGGATTCAATCCCTGTAGTGCTTGTTATTGACCCCATCACTGGCCAAAAGATGCGGTCTTGGACTGGAATGATTCAGCCTGAGAGCTTGCTTGAG AATTTGTTACTCTTCCTGGAAGGTGGCCCCAAGGATCATCATGTAAGTTCATCACATAAACGTCCTAGAGAAAAGTCTGCGACTCCTCCGCAGAAAGTTAAGG ATGCCTGGATTGATGCAGATGAAATgcccaaggaagaagacgaggaACTACAGGCGGCATTGGAAGCTTCCTTGGAAAATATAGAAGAGCCAATTAAGACAAATGGTGAAGATGGCAAAACTGATACCAGCAAGGAAGAGGAGACAATCACAGGGAAGATACCTGCCTACCCACCTCTTCCCGAAGAACCTAAGGGTGACAGGAGCCTCCTTTGCCGGGTTGGAGTCCGTCTTCCTGACGGACGTAGGGTCCAGCGGAATTTTCTCCGAACTGATCCAATACAG CTTCTGTGGTCATTCTGCCGTTCTCAACTGGAAGAGGCTGAAAGTAGGCCATTTCGCTTGGCGCAAGCAATTCCTGGGGCTTCGAAAAGTCTGGACTACGACAGCAAGTTAACCTTCCAGGAGTCTGGGCTTGCAAATTCCATGATCTCTCTCGCATGGGAATGA
- the LOC104432983 gene encoding uncharacterized protein At2g02148 has translation MGSRVPVEHYDLRAASSFVGASSLHDLNTVDDIGGVGRDAVTEDSLDNDDDSAAVECIHDSYRASLPIHGVGAEDDRSGLEEVGPSRSSYDVLTIEDVVPIESSRARFLQIIVDHFISEHVVEVSDPEPDYSAQSGQGQLNKRKSREVQYEGDACFALPLMYVANMYETLVSDVNVRLSSLNGIREKTIGVALEAAGGLYRRLAKKFPKKGPYTFRRRELATSAETRTKFPELVIQEEKRVRFVVVNGLDIVEKPDCMSIDDAEWFKRLTGRNEVAISPRDYKFYSPRHKYRRIVSNSVSNISALPPYHGRDSSALSPAEEGYRSISEPQGQQSTSKHDMQPMSHQPQFHPIHQSHHQPIHQSQHTSHFPPTHHCGSSSNLPDLAHSHHSSPISQHMACLQPLSGGHVGGRLHIMAPSPAKFCDECGAPYLRETSKFCSECGAKRLGT, from the exons ATGGGGAGCAGGGTTCCGGTGGAGCACTACGATCTGAGGGCCGCGAGTTCCTTCGTCGGGGCCTCTTCGCTCCACGACCTCAACACCGTCGACGACATCGGCGGCGTCGGCCGGGACGCGGTGACCGAGGATAGCTTGGACAACGACGACGATTCCGCTGCCGTT GAATGTATACATGATTCGTACCGGGCTTCTTTGCCGATTCATGGCGTTGGAGCTGAAGATGATCGTTCGGGCCTGGAGGAAGTTGGTCCGTCTAGGAGTTCTTACGACGTCTTGACCATCGAAG ATGTTGTACCTATTGAATCCTCGCGGGCGAGATTTCTGCAGATTATTGTGGATCATTTCATCAGTGAGCACGTGGTTGAAGTATCTGATCCCGAGCCTGACTACTCTGCTCAATCTGGGCAAGGCCAGCTGAACAAAAGGAAGTCAAGAGAAGTCCAATATGAGGGTGACGCCTGTTTTGCATTGCCTCTGATGTACGTGGCGAATATGTACGAGACTTTAGTTAGCGATGTAAATGTAAGGCTTAGTTCATTGAATGGTATCCGTGAGAAGACTATTGGAGTAGCTCTCGAAGCAGCTGGTGGTTTATACAGGAGGCTGGctaaaaaatttcctaaaaaag GTCCTTACACATTTAGGAGAAGAGAGTTGGCTACTTCTGCTGAAACACGAACAAAATTTCCTGAATTAGTGATACAGGAAGAGAAGCGAGTTCGCTTTGTAGTAGTTAATGGTTTGGACATTGTTGAGAAACCAGATTGTATGTCAATTGACGATGCTGAATG gtTTAAACGGTTGACTGGTCGAAATGAAGTTGCTATCTCTCCTCGTGACTATAAATTTTATTCACCAAGACACAAGTATAGGCGCATTGTGTCCAATTCCGTATCTAATATTTCTGCTCTGCCT CCATATCATGGAAGAGATTCCTCAGCCTTGTCCCCTGCTGAAGAAGGGTATCGCTCCATCAGTGAA CCACAGGGTCAGCAGTCGACTTCGAAGCATGATATGCAGCCAATGTCACATCAGCCCCAGTTTCACCCTATCCACCAGAGTCATCATCAACCAATTCACCAGAGTCAACATACATCTCATTTTCCTCCCACCCATCATTGTGGCTCATCTTCTAATTTGCCTGATTTGGCCCATTCTCACCATTCGTCACCCATATCACAACATATGGCATGCTTACAACCCCTCAGTGGAGGCCATGTAGGAGGGCGCTTGCACATAATG GCACCTTCCCctgcaaaattctgtgatgaatgtGGGGCCCCATATTTGAGAGAAACCTCGAAATTTTGCTCGGAGTGTGGCGCTAAGAGATTGGGAACATAA